In the genome of Channa argus isolate prfri chromosome 8, Channa argus male v1.0, whole genome shotgun sequence, the window GCCATAAACTGTTAactgacaacaaagaaaaaattttTGTTTCCCACTAAGAGACAAGTCAATCAGTTAATATCATCCATGTGTCTCTGGTAGATCACCAGCTTTAGCCCTGTGAGTTAAAACTTTGTGAATCTTGTTCATCAAATTTGATTTAACCTCAGCTTTATCTGCACATATTGTACTGTCACTGATGTATAGTACATGTATGGATGGTTCAAATTCCCATAGTTTATGTCAcataaattgataaataaaaataaataattacagatCTAATGGAAGATCATTTTACTTACTTGTAACTTTCTGAGTAGAGTCAGTGCAACTGCAGGTGTAACTAAGATTCTTCAGTTCAGGTACATCTGGACAGTTCTGACTGGTTGTGTCCCAACTCAACTCAATGGATGTGTTGGTTTGTCTGTTCTTTGTGTTGATTATTGTGAGATCTGTTGGAACATCAGACATGTGTAGCAGTGAACTGAGTATCTGGTACAATTCTTCACTCTGTAGTATCTGAAGAAACAAGTTTCTCATTGACTGAACTGAACATCAATGTACCACAGTCAACCCTGAATCTGACAGTAGTTGTTTTGTTGATATTGACATTGTTGTTCTTGATCTGACCAGTACAGATGTAGTCTGTGAACGGCTCCAGATCAGTGAGCTTCTTGGGTTTATTAAGTTCATCTGAGGAGACACAAAGATGACAGTgtttaaatgccataaatattatttcaatattgtttacatattatttaaatgtttgattttttagGTAGGAACTATGGGTCCCTTTTATGTTGCACACAGACACCTTTTAGACAAGTGCTCGTTAAAAAGACATGTGGAACAGTAACTTCAAGCTTAAAGTTAAGGTGTCTTATGTGGTGTGTTGAGTTTCTTAAgttttgtttgttatattttacttGGATTCATTCCCATTCCCATCCTGCTTTACATTTGATTTACGTATAGATGTTTATTTTATCTACTTTGTGATCAAGCGTGTACTTTGTCTATGTGATGTGTTAGATATTTTAATAGTTGGACGGTGGATATACCTAAGAGCAACAAGTGCTAATTAAGAAGGAAAAAACCATCAGTAACAAAGAGCTTCGTGTTGTGTATTTGCTGAAGGAAGTGACACAGTGATTATCCATcaagatggaaaaatgaaacactttcaataaacataagtaaagacaatttcctctAACACCAATAGACAATTCAGTTGACTTGACTTTCAAATGTGGAAACATAAGTATCTCCATGTAAATATTTCCACTTACCTGAACAGGTGTAATCAATGGAGAGACTTCTACAGTTAATAGGAAACTCTGGAACTATTTGTGCAGGAAGTTTAGTCGGAGGAGGTGGAAATATGTCACTTGGATTTATGTAGtctgaagaaaaataaacagaacacacagaTGAAATATAATTAACTTAGGTccaaccatttttattttaatagatgttaaatttgtttgtacatACCAACAGTGATGCTTGTGGTGAGGCTTAAAGAACAACTTCCTGATGTGAAGGTTGTAGTCAAATCTGAGCAATAGTCATTGTTACCAAGTTTGATACAGAGTCTTTTATCATCACTGGTGCATCTCTCAGATGAAACATGATTTGATGATGATAGTGAAAAGCTGATATCCCAGTCACTTTGGTAACAAACATATCCAGgtctgcagttgttaacttGAATGTCTCCTGTAtctgaaatacacaaatattttttaataaatataaatgcttGTTTCTTAAAATGAGATACACTAACTTGCATTACATCAAAATGAACTAATTGTACTCACTCATTGCATTTGTTctagttttcttttcagttttttgacaGGGTGTTTCTCTGCCATCACTTTCAATAAAGGCCACATTATGCTCATATTCAGTACAGGGCTTCAGCTGTTTGAGCTCATGTGATGTTTGATGGGCAAAGTAAACAACTGAACTTCTGATCtctctttgtccttcttcagtTATGTTTATGCTGTAGTTACCATTGGTAGAGCCTGTTATGTTAATCCAGAAGCCAAATTTGATGGGTGTGACAGTGTAAGAACCTGCAGACAAAATTTAAGTTAATATGAAGCCACTGATGACATGTTTCAATCTCAGACCCTTTGTTTATGTTGAAGTTGAATAAAGTTTATAAGAATACAGATATTCTGTAAATTCTCACTACAAAAACATTCATCAATGAAGTGTTAAACTGCAACATGTTTCACACTGATACTCACACTGTGTAGAAGTTGTAGGGGTTTTAGGTTTCACTGGGTGATTAGaaagaataaacacaaaacaatttatgATTAGggaacatgaaaaaaattaaataaattttgaaAGTACTGTGCTAGTACCTGCCATTTATGAACAACTTGTAAATTCAGCAGTGCTTCAGTTGTTGTGTATACTTACAGTAACTCAGTACAATTACCCTTCCTGccttttggacttttattttgtagcccctgaTCCTGCTCCGTTCCTTTAGCTTTACTTTTCATTATcccttattattatttgcacCTGTTCTCCTCACTATTTTGGTCCAggtttccccacagttccctgccagatcctaaTCTCTCTCCCAACCTACATCCCAAACTAATGATTTACCTGACCCAAACAATCCTGACTCCTGTGAATCGGACTCTGTTTCCCTTCTGTGTcccttttggtctgaggtttggtgtgtttctgctcaTTTGCCCCCTTAGTCTTTTCCGAGTGTTGGTTTGGTTTCCCGTTTGTAGTTTAGGTTTAGTGGGTTGCGTTTTTGTTTGAGGGTTAATTAGACGTGTGGTTTCTTTTATTGTAGCTCAGTATTTTCTGTtacctgttgtgtttttctttgtagccacctgttttctttgatttctgttttattatggATTATTTCAATAATACctggattttcttttaaacacattcacaatatTTTTCTATCCCTAACAACATCACTGGTTTTATTGCCTGAACTTAACCAGATACAGGACTCTTGAACTGAACATGGGTCTTTTGCTTGAAAGTTCAGTGCTTTTTAGCTGTCTCTCTTGCTTCTctggaacagtttttttttttcctccaagcTCTGCATGCTCCTTCAGGCATAGTCTTAGTTATCgtaatacaataaataagaatgctaaTAAACTTAGTAGTGAAGCAAACATCAGTTTTTCTCTGATTGCTCAGTAGGGTGAGTCTCACTTAGAAACACTTTcagaagcaaatatctctgcactgctgccactgctgttcagtgagtctggGTCACCACACCTCAATATTAAGATAAGTGTTGGAGCATATtactattaaaaacaatacttaAGAAATGCACACtttgacttcatatttttacatttgcagaaACATTATCACTGTGTTTAATAGATTAAACTTACAGATGTGTACAGATCTGTGTCATCACATGGACTTAGCTAACTCTATTAAGTTGTTGGAAAACCTGGTTTCTCTAATGAGGGTAGAGGATTATTGAAACCTGATTTAAACAGATTGATTTTCTCTGGAGAACAATTTCTGTGATAAGTATCTGTAACCGGGTTTGTAATCTGCCTTTTACCACAGCACGTGTGCATgaacaaaggctgcagacagtgaaGGTATATGAGTGAAAGCCTGAATAAACAGATTATTACGCAGCCTCGTCAACTTGTTCAAAGTCAgaataaaaccaaatcaaagtGGTCTGAATAACTCCTTTTCCATCtttatcattaaataaaaaatacattgtatttaattatgtacaatcagcatttatttagaTTGGTTTATGAGTAGCTAAAGTTTAAAATAGAACTAAGAAAATATCTGACATTACTTAAGCTTAACAGTTTGAGaacaatattataaaaaagttttttaaatttgagtttaaaattaaatgtgccGCCCTGTTTTAGGACAGACGGACCATCTCAGTGAAAACTAACCCTGAAGCTCACTGCTTCATACAAAGACATGACATCGTTCATGtgttaaaaaacatcaataaacacaatatttatctCTATACAGCAGCGTACAgatgtttgtcttatttttactGCTGTTGAAGAAACAGGTTGACAATTGATGTGTGATATGACATATAAAGTCAGACAATGtcatacaattttaaaattaggttaaaaaacaatgtaacagtAAAGTGCAACATTTATTGGCACATTACaagtatatatgtataaatatttatatttacataagGTAAATTACCTGTATTCCTGTTGTTCCCCCAAGCAGTGGTATTAATTTGACCTGAAGTGATATTTATTCAGATTATTATCATCATAATGTAAACTGGTAATCAGTCATATTAAACCTTATCAAATCATATCAAATTAattaatagtaaaaaatattttcatcatgGTTACTTACAGATGATCCAAGCCAAGAAAATCAACGTCTTGACATTACAGAGACCTGCCATATCTAGGAGGTACTGTAAGATGTAATAGTACATGGCAGTGGAGACCAAAGTAACCAAATTCATACATATAgatcttctcctttttttttttatgtgacaaCCAACCTCAGAATTTCAACATTTATCTTTCTGTCTCACGAATGATAAAGCTTTTCTCTTATCTCACTTCAtttctcacatttgtttttatggtaACAACTGAGTTTAGACCCCGAAATATTGCTTCTAGGAGACACGGTTTGACATTTTGCTGTGAGAATTGATGTAAACATGAGAAATGGTTGATTCAGATTCTGATGAATCCACACTAGACAGGAAAAATCATAAGTCAATGGGTTTGACCCGGCCGTTACAAAATGatcaacaaagaaacacataacAAGAGACGTCAATGCAAGACAAAATGTAATGCATATAAATGCAACAAATTATTATTGCTGCATACTGAACAACAAACAAGGTGATGACTTTGTAGGTTCCTCCATCAACCTTCTAGGTGACTTCAGTATGAACAAAAACTAACAATCAACAACAgtgagcaagagaaaaaaaagtgcttgAAGATAACTGTAATACTGTCACACTTGCAGTTttatgttcaattcaattcaattcaactttatttatatagcgccaattcacaacaaagtcatctcagggcactttacagaataaagtcaagattataaagctgtatagagagaacccaacaattccccctggagcaagccataggcaacagtggagaggaaagactccctttaacagaagaaaactccagcagaaccaggatcatggtgggcggccatctgccttgaccggttggggtgagtggaaagtgaagagagaaaagaacagaacaacaaaaagcaacaacaaaacatcgcgcaggttggtaggactagtagctgcacactggaagacacacagcttcaaagccggggaaagggacagagagagggggacagagaaggacaaagacaactacgggagaaaacacacagagttaatgacattcagtggtgacaattgtggggtgagaggagaggagagagggtcaggAGGatgaaaggagctcagtgcatgggggtgggtcccccagcagtctaagcctatggcagcataactataactaactatatgctttattaaagaggaaggtttttaagcctagacttaaaagtagagagggtgtcggcttcctgaatctgaactgggagctggttccacagaagaggagcttgatagctaaaggctctacctcccattctacctttggaaattctgggaaccacaattggcctgcattctgagatcgaagtggtctacggggatgatatggtgctatgaggtcttctaaatatgatggagcctgaccattcagagctttatatgtaagaagcagggttttaaattctattctagatttaatgggaagccaatggagagaagctagtgaaagtgaaatttGATCTCTCTtactagttccagtcagcactcttgctgcagcattttggattaattgcaggctctttagggagttactggggcatcctgaaagtagggaattacagtgtGTGTACCCTGATATACTTGACTCTTGCCTCTATATATGTTGTATGCACAGATACTTTGA includes:
- the LOC137131142 gene encoding receptor-type tyrosine-protein phosphatase C-like, translating into MAGLCNVKTLIFLAWIICQINTTAWGNNRNTVKPKTPTTSTQCSYTVTPIKFGFWINITGSTNGNYSINITEEGQREIRSSVVYFAHQTSHELKQLKPCTEYEHNVAFIESDGRETPCQKTEKKTRTNAMNTGDIQVNNCRPGYVCYQSDWDISFSLSSSNHVSSERCTSDDKRLCIKLGNNDYCSDLTTTFTSGSCSLSLTTSITVDYINPSDIFPPPPTKLPAQIVPEFPINCRSLSIDYTCSDELNKPKKLTDLEPFTDYICTGQIKNNNVNINKTTTVRFRVDCDLTIINTKNRQTNTSIELSWDTTSQNCPDVPELKNLSYTCSCTDSTQKVTITADKHPSGGTCHFTGLQPFTSYTCKVQPTYNNKDVSETKEVTVKTEPGIPDIIKQLTVKLPEHNTITVECKPPLSFKGPQNLYIAHLQYDSETPVVKNGTICHFEFKHLHYLTTYKLKVTVFNGYFQTSPTTKEVSTLYNAKAVIVLIIFVIIIIISLPVVFYIIKTYRRCKQSTDDVYENIRTEPIYMNARPPACHQKRN